Part of the Temnothorax longispinosus isolate EJ_2023e chromosome 5, Tlon_JGU_v1, whole genome shotgun sequence genome is shown below.
cttatactccattatttttaaatatttatattcttgacTTTATTGAGCtttattaattagattttgaATCTTTTAGCAGTTTAAAGATGAACTCACTTTATTTAATGCTCACTTTTCTTTATACACCCTGTGTAAAATGATGTTCAATATTCAGTAATTTGTGAAACAGCCAGAAATTAGAACATCATGCATGGCagttaaacatattaaaaaatagtattcgTCTGTAAAACAAGTATTCGATTAATCAATAAGAGACATCTTCCAAAATTAAAAGTGCAGAGCTCTGCGATGCAGTTTTAAAAGATTGATTGGCGTTCTATTGTCTTGCCAGCAGGTACCTTTAGAACCTACTCCTACCCCATACATTCACAGGGTTTGCTGCAAAAAggtaaattatagaattactaatattattgtaaacgCTGTCCGTAAGTTACTTTCAGATCGgctgtaataaattaatacgtatAACATAACATCCCGCTAATCGAGAAGTGTAAAACGAGCTTCCgttgaaatgtaatttatttcatttttaatatttatacatagttCTAATTACACATACGTTTGTCATAGTGTTATTAAAACATACACAATTATTACCACGTTTGTTTATTGCatgttattgcaaaatataataattgccTTGCATGCTATATTGTAGATTATCTAAATGTGTCATGTCACTACAATTGGACATGTCTTTTCCGTCATAGaagtattactttttattctagtgcttattttataattgccAAAATTTGTTGAAACCAGAATTTTTCGTAATTCTCTAACTTTATTgtcacatatttttaattaaatgaataggtatttgaatatatttggCTTCTACATCtcaaattctaaaaaaaaagatttttttatttttcatattttagatgctttattaatatattaagtaatttttaacattaaattatatttctgccttaacattttgaaataattattatttttctttgttttactTCAACATCTGAAGTTTTACTTCAACAACTGAAAGAATCCGGTATCactaacatttttatattttatcgcaCCTTATTTCAGTTTgcactattattttattttactatagatggggaaaagtttaaaataaaaggattATTGAATTGTTATGATTAATTTCTTACtagagaatattatttttttaatgattgtaaatatatacacaaaaatttatttttatctttattccttttaaaatatttaaagcattGATCTCactaattttataaagcgATTAATACAATTGcttcgtatataaaaaaatcttaaactctgaaaaatttaaaaaggacgattatcatttttttcttatacatagatatgtaaCTGATTATCGTTACATGcaaatgatttaaataatgcaGCAAATGTGAACTATTAagttatttacttttactaCATGCGTCGACGCGCGTGGGACAcgataattatctttaattacaattacgttTGTTTAGATTGAGGCAGCGGACAAGCAGTTACGAGCGACGCGTCGGTTTCTGGACGAGCAAGCGAGTGAGCGTGAAATGGAACGAGACGAAGCTGCGAAACAAATTCGCTTTTTGCAAGAGCAACTCAAGGAACGCGAGCGCGACAAAGAAAGAGATATGCGTATCACTTCCGAGGTAAAATTcccgtttatttattattttttttttttaacaaaaagattttttgttGAGTAAACACGATATGCTTTTTATAATCACCCGCTGTGGTTAGCTTTAGGATTTCTCAATTAATCCTTAATTAGTTCATTTCAATTGATAAAAGATATTCATATATGCTGAGGACTGCAAAACACTGTCTTAAATACGTCGGAATTTTTCTGCAATGTGTATGATCGTCCtcggaaaaattaaaaaaaaattatcttgattcttcaaatttaaagaatgttaacagaaatattatgcaataattttgCTTACAGCTAACTaaggattaattaatttaatacagaCTTTTTTAATTCGCTATGGTAATTATTGCACTAACCAGGAAATTTCAACTGGCATAATGACTGCCATCTCTAAAACTTAACTAGGTTTCTGtggtttacttaatttaatactTAACATAGACTTAAAACTGCTGGAAAAAGATTGCACAATATTGATCCATGAAAAATGggtttattttagtgaaaatactagataaaatcttataatataaatataaattctgtaATTCTAAAATTTGTACTTTGTAGAATATGCACTTTGACCAGCAGGTTTCTTAatctaaagtaaaaaataatttctttgaaaaagcAGTATAATATAGAACATAAATTTAACTATCAATTGAAAGGGCTattattttggaaattaattgtATCGCCAGCAATTAGTGTCACGCATCACGACTAATTGTATTAACACAATGTTTTTTCTGCACTCTGGTTTTGGTTTTCTGTTTGTCGCACAAAGCAGTCTGAGCTATCGTCTGAAACAACTTCAAACGTCCCTGAGCTTCAAACGATTGACATCAATGCAGCTGTGAGTGTTGTATTTACtttgattttttaactttttctacAGTTTTTTCGTCATCACACAGTGGGTAAGAAAAGTACCCATATGTTTGCCAAAATGCTATTTGATAAgctatttaacaaattactgTTTACTTAATTgtctatatttacaatataattagcTAAATGCttttaaatactttacaaattttttgaacaataaataaaagtgcTTAAATATAGCATAATAAAGAAGTTCAGACTACTTCTAGGTAGAATCatgtatcttatttatttatcatcattcttgagtaatttttattttttaagtcataatttaattattttttttattattaattagatatgtagttatttttgtttcttaccCACTGTAcattaagttaaaattatataagtaaatatacatTACACGACTCCCCATGCTTTATGTGTTGGGTCACGCTTGACTGGAGATATAGGTGATATCCTGTAAAACCGATGCGTTGATAACTcgcctatatatatacatgtgatTTATGATCTAGGTGGAGGCTCTCGAATCTCAGATGAGAGAGATGTCGTCATTAATGTCCGACACCGAGGCGAAGAAGTCGGAGAAGGAGAGTGAATTGAAGGCTGCGGTGGATAAAATATGGGTCTTGCGAGAGATTATTACTGACTTAGAGCAGCAGCTGCAAGCCAAGATTGAAAAGGAGGAGTCCTTGCAAATGCAAATCAATCAACTGGAAACCGTGATAACCGCACAGACAAAGCATCAACAAGAATTGGTTCAAGAGCTGGATGCTATCAAATCTGGTACCGAGAACAGACATCTGAACGAGCAAATTAACCATTTACAAGTAAGTAAAGTGAGCAAatgtgtaaattataatatatgcgaGGTGAAAATAGTTACAGAATAGCTCTTTGTGTTTTAGGAGGAATTAAGTAAGCACAAGTTAAGTTCAGAGCACTTCAACGTCAATTCGTCCGTGTTGAAGCAAATAAAAGCGGAATTGCATGAGATGCAAAATCAATTGGACAAGAGAATTCGAGAGATGGAATCTGCCCACATGTGTGGTTCCAATCTAAGTTTGAGTCAGCCGAGCGAAGACGTCTCAATCAGGGAGCAAATCGACGCGACGAGATGTTTGACCCCGGATGATCCGTCTTCACCACCGATGCTGCCGCTAGATCAAGTACTCAAGCTGAAAGACAAAATGTTGAAACACGCACGTGCCGAAGAAGTAGCTTTCAAGAGAATCAAGGACTTAGAGATGCAGTTAACAACAATGAAAAATCAGAACGAGGAATTATTAGCGGAACAAGAGATCTTGCACCAGACGGCATCTGAGCAACTGTTCCAAATCGAAGCGATGCGCGGTCGTTTGGAGCAGCACAAACAGAGCGCGCCTTTCGCTCAGAAACAAGCAACATCTCGTTTGGAATCGCAGTTGCATGAAGCTACGACAAAATATCATTCCCTGGAGCAAACTATTACCGACAAAGAGATAGAGTTGAAGGAGTTGAAAGCCCAGCTTGAAAGGACTAATCAAATGTTAGCAGAGAAAGAAGCGGaaatggaaaatttcgtaCAGTCCGAAAATGGTGTACTGCAGAAGATCGAGCGATTAAAAGATCAATTAAAACTCGTTCAAGAGGAGAAGAAAATGCTGCAGATAAAACTTGGGACGCAGGAGCACACTCAACTAGAATTGCCACAACTGATCGACACAATGCTGGCGGATAAGAACGAGGAGATCGATCATCTAAAAGAACAGCTCTccaaaaaggaaaaacaatTGAATGCCTATTCATCGCTCGCTTTGGACGACGTGCAGTTAAGAGAACTAACGAAACAAGCAGAGGCCAAAAACAGTGCGCGAACATTAAGCGATATCCTCTCCATTCACTCGGAATGTGAGGAATTTCCTGAAGCTATTCGAGCGCCTAACGCGACACATGTGACATCACACAATATCTCTAGTTTTAGAGTTCCTACGTCCATGTCGAAGAACACGTTACACACGAACAGTCTCAACACTTTGGAAGCACCTTTGCTCGATCTAGATAAGATGGATACGCAAGTACCACCGTTGGATCTGCATTCCCATACGCATAGTTACAGTAATGGGAATGTCGGTCACTCGGAAATGGAGTTGCAGCGTTCCGGAGAGGAGTCAAAATCATCATCTCCCAAAAACAACGATGTTAGCGAGGATTCTCAACGAATCGAGGAAGTACTGAATGAAAAAATGAAGGAGATCGAAAACATATCGAATCAACTGCAAGCTCTGCAACAGGAGCTAGACTCAAAGTCTGACCTTTTGTGCAAGTACGAGACGGAATTGACCACCTTGCAGAAACAATATCAGGACTTGCAGGACGAGTTTAAGGAGACTGTCGAAAACTTGGTGCgggataaaaatttctataaaggACAATACGAGTTGGCTCAAGCGTcggaaagtaaaataaagaaggaTCTGGAGGAAGTAGAAAACATCTTGAAACTGAAGACGGACGAACTCGAAGATTACAAGGATAGGATGCAGGTGAACGAAAGGATCATCACGGAATTAAACGCGAACAACACGAAGCTGAAGAGAGAGATCGAAGTTAGAGAAAAAGATCAGATGAAAAGGAGCAACTTCTTGCTGCAGGATACGACACAAGAACTGCAACGATTTAAAGAGCTCGTCCTGGATAAAGATATCGCCTTGGAGACTATTCAAACGCGCAATATCGAGATCGAGAACGAGAACAAGCAACTATACGAATTTAAGACAAAGGTTCATATGCGCGAGCGAGAAATCGCCGAGTTACAAGACGAGATCTTACGGCTGACAGATGGTTTGAACAATCGGGATCAGGTTATTCGTAAATTGGAGGAGATGGCGAGGCGAATGAGTGACGTACAGTCGGGCACGTCCTCTCCGTCGTCCTCTAGCAACAAGGATCAAGAGATCCATCACCTGCAGGAGTTCCTAAAGGAGAAGGACAAGGTAATCAGGCAGATGAGCGATGATAGCAAGAGCTTGCAGCGAGCACTGGAGACTATAAAAAGCAAAATGAAAGAATCGGGTAATATTGTGgaactgagaaaaaaattgaaggaagaACGTAGACTGAACGAGGAACTGAGAGATACAGTGCAGAGGTTGCAGAAGGAGTTGCAAGATGTGTCCGCGCGACGCTCGCAGGAGGATAGCGATATCGAGGACATGGTCCAGCGAGAATTGCATCTCTCCGTACGATTGGATAAGCAACTTATGCAGGTAATTAAGAATGATGAAGTCGTGGATGGAATAGCGACCGAAGATCAAAAGACGAATGAAATACGCAAGGACAACGAATTACTAAGGAGATTAAAGGATGACTTAGAGATCGAACGAGATATAATGAGACATCAGATCGCTGAGTACGAAGATCGTATCCTGCAACTGAAAGCGGATTTGACAGAGGAGACGAAGAAGGTGGTTAAGTTGGACAAAGAACTTGTATCAGAGAGGAACGCGGTGGAGTTCTTGAGGACGCAGATAGAAGAACATCGTCGGATGGCGGAAGTAGAACGAATACGGGAGACTAAGTTAATCGAGTTCTTGCAGACAAAGTTGAAAGCCTCTCTGGAGAACGAGGAGAAACTCCATAATAATCTAGCATCGATGAGACAACAGCAGATTAATCTGGATTCACAATTGACATTCATGAGAAAATTAATGGAAGTCGAAAATGCCAGTAGAAACTTGCCGAACTTTGCTGCAACCGTTCAAAATGAATCGGACAGGTAcgcgttaatttttaatttattttttaattttttattacttttacatattAGTTATGCTTATCTGTCTATAATCCTTCCTCGGCAAACATTGATATCTATGCCGatagaatttaattacattttagcAAAACAAGATAACCATGAGAGATTGAAGTTGTTCCGTAAGCAATATTTTGTTTcctaatctttctttttatatttaagaacgAGCGAAAATCTTGAGGAAAGCCGCGAACATAATGTGGAACTACGAGAGAATATAAAGAAACTGGAGAACGAAATGAGTAAATACGAGAAGAAGTTAGAGATCGCAATGGAGGAACAAGAAAGACTTATCAGCAGCCTAGCGTTGACCAACGGACTGAAAGAAATTCTAGAGGCGGATCTGCGGAGGACTACAGAAGAGTTAAGAGCGCGAGAACAGGACTGTAATCACCTACAAAAGCAGCTAAAAGTATTGACCGAAAACAAAAAGCAAGATCAACGAGACGCTGAGCTGGACGAGATCAAAGAATTGCGCAGGGAGATTAACATCGCCCGGGAAGTTAGGATAGAGCTGGAGGCCGACTTAAATTGTGCGAAACAGGAACTGAAGAAGTCCTCAAACCGGGAGCTGAAGCTTGCGCGCACGGTAGATTCCTTGAAAGAGCGAGAGACGGAGCTCAATACGAGATTACTAatttcaaaagaaaaagagaggaaactTAAGGATTTAATTGAGAATGTCAAGGATGCCCCCGCGAGTTTCATGCAGAAAGTTAAAGAACTGAGCGAGGCAGCTGAGAAATACGCTGTCGACAAGAGTAATCTGGAGGATAAACTCGGCAAGCTGAAAGTGGACAGAGAATTGTTAGTGCAACGTGTGAAATTGCTCGAGGGGCaattgaagaaattgaaaactACGCAGGCTTCGAGTCACCAGATGCCACCTATCGAAAGggtataaaattttgtttaattatttgaatctaattatatttaaaaattaaataattcagtatCTCTTAGAACTAAAAGAAGTTAACAGTGgtctaatttatatatttttcataacaatttgtatataaagattaattaactaTAAGTCTATGCTGCAGAGTAGATAACAACAAtgtgtaaattttgtattcCAGTTACAAAACTTCTATGGCATGTATCTACGAGAGAGAAGCAGACGGAAAGCGCTGGTGTATCAGAAAAAGTACCTACTGTGCGTGGTCAGCAGCTATCAATATTGTGAGGAGAATACGCTATGCGTGCTCGCGCAATTGACTCGAGACCAACGTTCTTACGCGCGAAGGCCTCAGAATAGGAAGGTGCGTTTCAGGATTATAGTGTTCACGATAGTCAGTGTACACAGGATGAAAAAGTTGACCAAATGCTGGCGAATGGGGAAAATCGTGGGTGCTAATGCTATCATGAGTAGTACCGACCCATTAAGTGATTTGCCACCTGTTCGGAATCTGGCATCGAATCATTCTCCGCCCGTGAGAGAAAGGGCGACAATGTAAGTCAAAACAATAATcaggtatattatttttataaaacctaTAAAGATTTGAAAGATGATTAT
Proteins encoded:
- the LOC139813329 gene encoding uncharacterized protein isoform X3, which translates into the protein MSATQDEDERRRRSLEAGREMLEKYKVKRSTKDKGAGMEQIEQSDDENEKLHNEKSMLHKESGVTEGISSRDVTYSSVSISEGEADADLEGLAGRVAELEELLQGKEAIVGALNAEIDHLRAETASPNSSQSQASSTHGRDIISLYHIKLQEFEKAVNQRDNLIEHLTSSLEQALSARDAVTAQLNALNSMQLNNPAINNMNLQQKIEVLETTMSEQEALIRQLNAKLTDIREHVQTLEIERETRNAEINDYKIQINNLNEQIRLGAAEKNLNIDETLEQQRQYEARVDKIKQDMQHISDKFTTVTNANAIRHQQELKELTSKNQAEILNLKAKHDECMKILKDENKTLADRLNKELPDLESRHAKELSVFQAQLAHYKKTVEALKLELVNHTESQKVAQSEVQFYKMKIDELKFEAENERRMQNLHFQKEKDLLNEQITLHKIQLEEMTSKHITSMSILESKESIERSLEQALSNAAALKQENDTLKFKLDDLSCRYSTAQSIIESSQLNDRTLSGKFNDMEKSLSRFDITSVSTVSELGETMYKTFDEEVMKYQMTRRKLEEKMETERLLIEKVRTLEADLIKANNELEQADEKTRKTETQCEKLRDGLAHAWAQCAEFEERLNQTLTMSDSSKVNISLNSTISSKYLKANQSQDDDSALNQNVASQKKVLEPNIAGTLTDKYLKNNENLYKELQQILEGESSSDEVKLKLSRYYALCEKIATDKTQSSAENATLQKQQDSECSLQKSLENLWAEKEVLSREIEEMVNRHKEELDSVKVDSAKEIQRLRSLLQNFKDGNASLNDLRTELEVRHAKEMEELRTYFERKCLQMEKQYSEEIFSQQSKRISDNDSETEELTDDLYFGGAGDCLNVSNSRAATPSAIEESLRNKILDARLESEYEGSIRALRQELEDKVNEIQNIKADYKKAIDEQKELYECQICDIEIKLKHALTVPTMHQYCQTEWEALENGELSSLRDAYNHQLEEQIALARQDIVNALQEQIQALLSVEADKETNWPAELLELRDKFTSNAKQEIEELKKIHSAELAYLKDEHSCIVTRILEQHEKEIASFKSNIVDNREVSCVGVSENIMKERDNLWKACVTLKNLIGELVNYFAICEEEVNNTLINEVLRRQLSESAFIEEEKLSKSDSTILPETKHKNPSTQQIKRVHFAPQSSKITSIVNSDNETLQNLVDENIDEILRKELKTCLRRLKSDSTQIFNLSLSDVEDKVALSSNENLLASQVNEELSLKLNHAEALIINYQEQIERLKLHIFELQRKLLNAESKKEVVTEGYGESDFSRGDIVLQDLSQVQEKARHVLSNGGGDVSYLLQLIEELCRQNDKLIDDARKEREDLQQQQVPLEPTPTPYIHRVCCKKIEAADKQLRATRRFLDEQASEREMERDEAAKQIRFLQEQLKERERDKERDMRITSESELSSETTSNVPELQTIDINAAVEALESQMREMSSLMSDTEAKKSEKESELKAAVDKIWVLREIITDLEQQLQAKIEKEESLQMQINQLETVITAQTKHQQELVQELDAIKSGTENRHLNEQINHLQEELSKHKLSSEHFNVNSSVLKQIKAELHEMQNQLDKRIREMESAHMCGSNLSLSQPSEDVSIREQIDATRCLTPDDPSSPPMLPLDQVLKLKDKMLKHARAEEVAFKRIKDLEMQLTTMKNQNEELLAEQEILHQTASEQLFQIEAMRGRLEQHKQSAPFAQKQATSRLESQLHEATTKYHSLEQTITDKEIELKELKAQLERTNQMLAEKEAEMENFVQSENGVLQKIERLKDQLKLVQEEKKMLQIKLGTQEHTQLELPQLIDTMLADKNEEIDHLKEQLSKKEKQLNAYSSLALDDVQLRELTKQAEAKNSARTLSDILSIHSECEEFPEAIRAPNATHVTSHNISSFRVPTSMSKNTLHTNSLNTLEAPLLDLDKMDTQVPPLDLHSHTHSYSNGNVGHSEMELQRSGEESKSSSPKNNDVSEDSQRIEEVLNEKMKEIENISNQLQALQQELDSKSDLLCKYETELTTLQKQYQDLQDEFKETVENLVRDKNFYKGQYELAQASESKIKKDLEEVENILKLKTDELEDYKDRMQVNERIITELNANNTKLKREIEVREKDQMKRSNFLLQDTTQELQRFKELVLDKDIALETIQTRNIEIENENKQLYEFKTKVHMREREIAELQDEILRLTDGLNNRDQVIRKLEEMARRMSDVQSGTSSPSSSSNKDQEIHHLQEFLKEKDKVIRQMSDDSKSLQRALETIKSKMKESGNIVELRKKLKEERRLNEELRDTVQRLQKELQDVSARRSQEDSDIEDMVQRELHLSVRLDKQLMQVIKNDEVVDGIATEDQKTNEIRKDNELLRRLKDDLEIERDIMRHQIAEYEDRILQLKADLTEETKKVVKLDKELVSERNAVEFLRTQIEEHRRMAEVERIRETKLIEFLQTKLKASLENEEKLHNNLASMRQQQINLDSQLTFMRKLMEVENASRNLPNFAATVQNESDRTSENLEESREHNVELRENIKKLENEMSKYEKKLEIAMEEQERLISSLALTNGLKEILEADLRRTTEELRAREQDCNHLQKQLKVLTENKKQDQRDAELDEIKELRREINIAREVRIELEADLNCAKQELKKSSNRELKLARTVDSLKERETELNTRLLISKEKERKLKDLIENVKDAPASFMQKVKELSEAAEKYAVDKSNLEDKLGKLKVDRELLVQRVKLLEGQLKKLKTTQASSHQMPPIERLQNFYGMYLRERSRRKALVYQKKYLLCVVSSYQYCEENTLCVLAQLTRDQRSYARRPQNRKVRFRIIVFTIVSVHRMKKLTKCWRMGKIVGANAIMSSTDPLSDLPPVRNLASNHSPPVRERATIRSSEQY
- the LOC139813329 gene encoding uncharacterized protein isoform X1 translates to MSATQDEDERRRRSLEAGREMLEKYKVKRSTKDKGAGMEQIEQSDDENEKLHNEKSMLHKESGVTEGISSRDVTYSSVSISEGEADADLEGLAGRVAELEELLQGKEAIVGALNAEIDHLRAETASPNSSQSQASSTHGRDIISLYHIKLQEFEKAVNQRDNLIEHLTSSLEQALSARDAVTAQLNALNSMQLNNPAINNMNLQQKIEVLETTMSEQEALIRQLNAKLTDIREHVQTLEIERETRNAEINDYKIQINNLNEQIRLGAAEKNLNIDETLEQQRQYEARVDKIKQDMQHISDKFTTVTNANAIRHQQELKELTSKNQAEILNLKAKHDECMKILKDENKTLADRLNKELPDLESRHAKELSVFQAQLAHYKKTVEALKLELVNHTESQKVAQSEVQFYKMKIDELKFEAENERRMQNLHFQKEKDLLNEQITLHKIQLEEMTSKHITSMSILESKESIERSLEQALSNAAALKQENDTLKFKLDDLSCRYSTAQSIIESSQLNDRTLSGKFNDMEKSLSRFDITSVSTVSELGETMYKTFDEEVMKYQMTRRKLEEKMETERLLIEKVRTLEADLIKANNELEQADEKTRKTETQCEKLRDGLAHAWAQCAEFEERLNQTLTMSDSSKVNISLNSTISSKYLKANQSQDDDSALNQNVASQKKVLEPNIAGTLTDKYLKNNENLYKELQQILEGESSSDEVKLKLSRYYALCEKIATDKTQSSAENATLQKQQDSECSLQKSLENLWAEKEVLSREIEEMVNRHKEELDSVKVDSAKEIQRLRSLLQNFKDGNASLNDLRTELEVRHAKEMEELRTYFERKCLQMEKQYSEEIFSQQSKRISDNDSETEELTDDLYFGGAGDCLNVSNSRAATPSAIEESLRNKILDARLESEYEGSIRALRQELEDKVNEIQNIKADYKKAIDEQKELYECQICDIEIKLKHALTVPTMHQYCQTEWEALENGELSSLRDAYNHQLEEQIALARQDIVNALQEQIQALLSVEADKETNWPAELLELRDKFTSNAKQEIEELKKIHSAELAYLKDEHSCIVTRILEQHEKEIASFKSNIVDNREVSCVGVSENIMKERDNLWKACVTLKNLIGELVNYFAICEEEVNNTLINEVLRRQLSESAFIEEEKLSKSDSTILPETKHKNPSTQQIKRVHFAPQSSKITSIVNSDNETLQNLVDENIDEILRKELKTCLRRLKSDSTQIFNLSLSDVEDKVALSSNENLLASQVNEELSLKLNHAEALIINYQEQIERLKLHIFELQRKLLNAESKKEVVTEGYGESDFSRGDIVLQDLSQVQEKARHVLSNGGGDVSYLLQLIEELCRQNDKLIDDARKEREDLQQQQVPLEPTPTPYIHRVCCKKIEAADKQLRATRRFLDEQASEREMERDEAAKQIRFLQEQLKERERDKERDMRITSEQSELSSETTSNVPELQTIDINAAVEALESQMREMSSLMSDTEAKKSEKESELKAAVDKIWVLREIITDLEQQLQAKIEKEESLQMQINQLETVITAQTKHQQELVQELDAIKSGTENRHLNEQINHLQEELSKHKLSSEHFNVNSSVLKQIKAELHEMQNQLDKRIREMESAHMCGSNLSLSQPSEDVSIREQIDATRCLTPDDPSSPPMLPLDQVLKLKDKMLKHARAEEVAFKRIKDLEMQLTTMKNQNEELLAEQEILHQTASEQLFQIEAMRGRLEQHKQSAPFAQKQATSRLESQLHEATTKYHSLEQTITDKEIELKELKAQLERTNQMLAEKEAEMENFVQSENGVLQKIERLKDQLKLVQEEKKMLQIKLGTQEHTQLELPQLIDTMLADKNEEIDHLKEQLSKKEKQLNAYSSLALDDVQLRELTKQAEAKNSARTLSDILSIHSECEEFPEAIRAPNATHVTSHNISSFRVPTSMSKNTLHTNSLNTLEAPLLDLDKMDTQVPPLDLHSHTHSYSNGNVGHSEMELQRSGEESKSSSPKNNDVSEDSQRIEEVLNEKMKEIENISNQLQALQQELDSKSDLLCKYETELTTLQKQYQDLQDEFKETVENLVRDKNFYKGQYELAQASESKIKKDLEEVENILKLKTDELEDYKDRMQVNERIITELNANNTKLKREIEVREKDQMKRSNFLLQDTTQELQRFKELVLDKDIALETIQTRNIEIENENKQLYEFKTKVHMREREIAELQDEILRLTDGLNNRDQVIRKLEEMARRMSDVQSGTSSPSSSSNKDQEIHHLQEFLKEKDKVIRQMSDDSKSLQRALETIKSKMKESGNIVELRKKLKEERRLNEELRDTVQRLQKELQDVSARRSQEDSDIEDMVQRELHLSVRLDKQLMQVIKNDEVVDGIATEDQKTNEIRKDNELLRRLKDDLEIERDIMRHQIAEYEDRILQLKADLTEETKKVVKLDKELVSERNAVEFLRTQIEEHRRMAEVERIRETKLIEFLQTKLKASLENEEKLHNNLASMRQQQINLDSQLTFMRKLMEVENASRNLPNFAATVQNESDRTSENLEESREHNVELRENIKKLENEMSKYEKKLEIAMEEQERLISSLALTNGLKEILEADLRRTTEELRAREQDCNHLQKQLKVLTENKKQDQRDAELDEIKELRREINIAREVRIELEADLNCAKQELKKSSNRELKLARTVDSLKERETELNTRLLISKEKERKLKDLIENVKDAPASFMQKVKELSEAAEKYAVDKSNLEDKLGKLKVDRELLVQRVKLLEGQLKKLKTTQASSHQMPPIERLQNFYGMYLRERSRRKALVYQKKYLLCVVSSYQYCEENTLCVLAQLTRDQRSYARRPQNRKVRFRIIVFTIVSVHRMKKLTKCWRMGKIVGANAIMSSTDPLSDLPPVRNLASNHSPPVRERATIRSSEQY